The following proteins are encoded in a genomic region of Leucoraja erinacea ecotype New England chromosome 21, Leri_hhj_1, whole genome shotgun sequence:
- the ppdpfb gene encoding pancreatic progenitor cell differentiation and proliferation factor B, whose translation MASIPSTGSLAATHDYYRRRIGSTSSNSSCGSSEHIGEVIPHTTGLPKSASGQWWLSFFFGKTQNLPVMTTLTESSESGKINCILPQDMVRKRHASEPSKPSS comes from the exons ATGGCCTCCATTCCATCGACTGGATCGCTCGCAGCAACCCATGACTATTACAGGA GGCGAATTGGATCAACCTCCAGTAATAGTTCATGCGGTAGCTCTGAGCACATTGGGGAAGTTATTCCACACACCACAG GGTTGCCAAAGTCTGCGTCGGGCCAATGGTGGCTCAGCTTTTTCTTTGGAAAAACCCAGAACCTTCCAGTAATGACCACTCTAACTGAGTCATCTGAGAG TGGGAAGATTAACTGCATCCTCCCTCAAGACATGGTGAGGAAAAGACACGCCAGTGAGCCCAGCAAACCATCATCTTGA